A genomic window from Mesosutterella faecium includes:
- a CDS encoding ATP-binding protein — translation MKNGQIKFRSLSMRLLALTALWVSFVVGVVGYTMLLSWNSESSAAAVNQIYEIKLSFHKAGVFANPGYSPEMLNEEISHTEKLLDGLSEENFWKPFKLPNTPQVKEGIDRVRLIWLNEVKTRLVNKQRTGLVFNSSAFHEYIGALDYLKNIIESYRQSYIEQMRYLQVLIMLLAIGSLFVILYLLNVWVIRPVQALGKVIGQVTAGDLSARVHIGRSDEFGQIGEGFNRMTARLEDLYNNLEEKVAEKTASVQEKNTNLAQLYEMTTFLSQSNGIEDMAEGFLERIRSYTKADACAVRLFDSASDRLPFAASIGLSGQYLDVATREPNENNPVREAFSKPLPTRFELSSISTDGARLLMSEGFACAYIFHLRNGQNNLGIFELEFKDDRDIPSPAFRQLESFGTHLGIAVENYRLNERERQFAVVQERTFMAQGLHDSIAQTLSFLNMQVQLLESSLASNDRPMVAECVKQIKAGVQESYENVRELLLNFREKIHKEDFKTALLTVTRRFEAQSGVEARVVINGSGPHLTEKQKLQITFIVQEALSNVRKHAKAKHAEVRVENHEDFTASVTDDGVGIDRRLAEARRARHVGLSIMEERAKKIGAKLTIESEPGRGTCVKVFLPAAARAAAS, via the coding sequence ATGAAAAACGGCCAGATCAAATTTCGCAGCCTCTCGATGAGGCTGCTCGCGCTCACGGCTCTGTGGGTGTCCTTTGTGGTGGGGGTGGTGGGCTATACGATGCTGCTCAGCTGGAACTCGGAGTCTTCGGCGGCGGCTGTGAACCAGATCTATGAAATCAAGCTGAGTTTCCACAAGGCAGGGGTCTTCGCCAACCCCGGCTATTCGCCCGAGATGCTCAACGAGGAGATCAGCCATACGGAGAAGCTGCTCGACGGCCTGAGCGAGGAGAACTTCTGGAAGCCCTTCAAGCTGCCCAACACGCCGCAGGTGAAGGAGGGAATCGACCGCGTGCGCCTCATCTGGCTCAATGAGGTGAAGACGCGGCTGGTCAACAAGCAGCGCACGGGCCTGGTTTTCAACTCCTCCGCCTTCCACGAGTACATCGGCGCGCTCGATTACCTGAAGAACATCATCGAAAGCTACCGGCAGAGCTACATCGAGCAGATGCGCTACCTGCAGGTGCTCATCATGCTGCTGGCGATCGGCAGCCTCTTTGTCATCCTCTACCTGCTTAACGTCTGGGTGATCCGCCCGGTGCAGGCGCTGGGCAAGGTGATAGGCCAGGTGACGGCCGGAGACCTGTCGGCGCGCGTGCACATCGGCCGCAGCGACGAATTCGGGCAGATCGGCGAGGGCTTCAACCGGATGACCGCGAGGCTCGAGGACCTGTACAACAACCTCGAAGAGAAGGTGGCCGAAAAGACCGCCTCGGTGCAGGAAAAGAACACGAATCTTGCCCAGCTCTACGAGATGACCACCTTCCTGAGCCAGTCCAACGGGATTGAGGACATGGCCGAAGGGTTCCTCGAGCGCATCCGCAGCTACACCAAGGCCGACGCCTGCGCCGTCCGGCTCTTCGACAGCGCGAGCGACAGGCTGCCGTTCGCCGCCTCGATCGGGCTCTCCGGCCAGTACCTCGACGTCGCCACCCGGGAACCCAACGAAAACAATCCGGTGCGCGAGGCCTTCTCCAAGCCTCTGCCCACGCGCTTCGAGCTTTCCTCCATCAGCACCGACGGGGCGAGGCTGCTCATGAGCGAGGGTTTTGCCTGCGCCTATATCTTCCACCTGAGAAACGGGCAGAACAACCTCGGCATCTTTGAGCTCGAGTTCAAGGATGACCGTGACATTCCTTCGCCCGCCTTCCGTCAGCTCGAATCCTTCGGCACGCATCTGGGAATCGCGGTCGAAAACTACCGGCTCAACGAGCGCGAGCGCCAGTTCGCCGTGGTCCAGGAGCGCACATTCATGGCCCAGGGGCTGCACGATTCGATCGCGCAGACGCTCTCCTTCCTCAACATGCAGGTGCAGCTGCTCGAGTCGTCGCTCGCGAGCAACGACCGTCCGATGGTGGCCGAGTGCGTGAAGCAGATCAAGGCCGGCGTTCAGGAGAGCTACGAGAATGTGCGTGAGCTGCTGCTCAACTTCCGGGAAAAGATCCACAAGGAGGACTTCAAGACCGCGCTGCTCACGGTGACCCGGCGCTTCGAGGCGCAGTCCGGCGTCGAGGCCCGCGTCGTGATCAACGGCAGCGGCCCGCACCTCACGGAAAAGCAGAAGCTGCAGATCACCTTCATCGTTCAGGAGGCGCTGTCCAACGTGCGCAAGCATGCGAAGGCGAAGCATGCGGAGGTGAGGGTGGAGAACCACGAGGATTTCACCGCCTCAGTGACCGACGACGGGGTCGGCATCGACCGCAGGCTGGCCGAGGCGCGGCGCGCGAGGCACGTGGGCCTGTCGATCATGGAGGAGCGGGCGAAGAAGATCGGGGCGAAGCTCACGATCGAGTCCGAGCCCGGGCGCGGCACCTGCGTGAAGGTCTTTCTGCCCGCCGCGGCGCGGGCAGCGGCTTCTTAA